TGGGTGGCGGCCACTTTCATGCCCGGCATCGCGTCGGTGGAGACCTTACGCTCTTCGACTTTGACCACCGGCTTACCGGTACGGCGGTCGAGCACGAACACCTGGCCACGCTTGGTCAGCTGGATCAGTACCGGCGTGATGCTGCCGTCTTTGCCCGGCATATCATAGAGGATCGGCTGGGAGGAGACGTCGTAGTCGAACTGATCCTGGTTGGCGGTGCGGAAGTGCCACACCTCTTTACCGGTCTTCAGCTCAACCGCCACGATCGAGTCGTTATACTCGTCAGAGTAGGCGTGACGGTTGCCGGTCCAGAAATCAGGCGTCTGGTTGCCGGTCGGGAAGTAGGCAATGCCCAGTCTGGCGTCATATGCTGCAGTACCCCAGAAGTTCGGCGTTTCAATCGGGTACGTCTCTCCCTCTGGCAGCGGGGTGCTGTCGGTTGCACCGCGCGATGCGTCCCACGCCCACACCAGTTTACCGCTGCGCGCGTCATAGCCGCGCACCACGCCGGAGGCTTCGCCTGTGGTCAGGTTGTCGTTCAGCTTGCCGCCGACCATCACGATACCGTCGGCCACCAGCGGTGCGGAGGTCAGATAGTAGGAGCCGTGCGCGCTGGCACCGAGGCCGTTCAGCAGGTTAACAAAGCCTTTATCACCGAAGCTTTCGTCAAGCTGGCCGGTTTCCGCATCCAGCGAGAAGATGCGGCCATCCACGGTGGTGCTGATAATGCGCTTGTTACCGGCGATGGATGGCGCGGTGCCGTCCTGCGGAGCCGCGCTCAGCTCGGTATACGCCACGCCACGGCAGCGTTTCCAGGTTTTGTTGCCTGAGGTCTCTTCGATTTTCGGATCGAAGCGCCACTTCTCTTTGCCGGTGACAGGATCGAGCGCCATCACCTTGTTCAGCGGCGTACAGACGTACATGGTGTTGCCGACCTTCAGCGGCGTGGTCTGGTATTCCGACCCGTTAACCGCCAGATCGCCGGTGTGGTAAGTCCAGGCCACCTTCAGGTCTTTCACGTTGGTGGTGTTGATCTGGTTAAACTGGGCAAAACGCTGGCCGCCGGTATTGCGGCCATACGCGCCCCAGTCGTTACCGCTGTCATCCGCCGCGGTTTTATCCAGCACCGGCAGCGGTTCACCGCTGGCTTCCACTTCCGCGTGCGGGCGGAACATGCCGGCAAAGATGGCCACAATGGCTACCAGCAGCGCCGCTGACAGGCCGCCTGCGGCCTTGCAGGCGATCGCCCGCGATCCATCTTTTTTACGCAGCAGCGGCGCGGACGCCGTTGCCAGTAGCGCCACCACCAGGAAGGTGACGGTACGCGGCACCAGCTGCCAGAAGTCGGTGCCGACTTCGCTAAACGCCCAGACCAGGCTGACCACTAACAGCAGCCAGGCAACCACCAGCGCCCAGCTGCGCTTTTTCATCAGGCCGAAGCCGGTGGCGGCCATCGCCAGGCCGGCGGGCAGATAGAACCACGCGCCGCCGAGCGCGATCAGATACGCGCCGCCGCCGGCCAGCGCCAGGCCCATCAGCAGCAGAAGCGCGCCGATGAGAGTAACCACAATATTACTGCTGTTTTTCATGATAACTATTTTCCATGCTAAGCGATTTCCCGTGTCGGGAGGTGATTGAAAACGACCATTGCTACGAAAAATGAAATTTATTTATCTTTGTTATGGTTTTGATGCGAAAAATCTTTCGCTTCATGCACACAATCTTTTTTTTAACAATCTGCCTAATCACCTGTTTTCAAATCAAAAAATTCACGCAATAAAAGTATGGCTTTATGCGAATTTAGGGTTTTTAAAACAGTGGGTTGCAGAACAAATGTGAGCGGGATCGAATATTATCTGACTTTGCTACCGTTGGCAAAG
This portion of the Erwinia sp. E602 genome encodes:
- a CDS encoding membrane-bound PQQ-dependent dehydrogenase, glucose/quinate/shikimate family, whose protein sequence is MKNSSNIVVTLIGALLLLMGLALAGGGAYLIALGGAWFYLPAGLAMAATGFGLMKKRSWALVVAWLLLVVSLVWAFSEVGTDFWQLVPRTVTFLVVALLATASAPLLRKKDGSRAIACKAAGGLSAALLVAIVAIFAGMFRPHAEVEASGEPLPVLDKTAADDSGNDWGAYGRNTGGQRFAQFNQINTTNVKDLKVAWTYHTGDLAVNGSEYQTTPLKVGNTMYVCTPLNKVMALDPVTGKEKWRFDPKIEETSGNKTWKRCRGVAYTELSAAPQDGTAPSIAGNKRIISTTVDGRIFSLDAETGQLDESFGDKGFVNLLNGLGASAHGSYYLTSAPLVADGIVMVGGKLNDNLTTGEASGVVRGYDARSGKLVWAWDASRGATDSTPLPEGETYPIETPNFWGTAAYDARLGIAYFPTGNQTPDFWTGNRHAYSDEYNDSIVAVELKTGKEVWHFRTANQDQFDYDVSSQPILYDMPGKDGSITPVLIQLTKRGQVFVLDRRTGKPVVKVEERKVSTDAMPGMKVAATQPYSAISVGTAALKESDMWGASIFDQLYCRVQFKQMRWEGEFTPLSDKQRTLIYPGYYGGFNWGGGAIDPSTGTLIVNDIRMAQWGQFIKREDADRRGLQATTEGEYSEQLGTPWGVERGMFMSPLGVPCFKPPFGTMTAIDLATGKTRWQVPMGTIKDAPIHGVAPGLEIPLGMPTMGGPLVTKGGLTFFHGSLDNFVRALDNNTGKELWRGRLPVGGQGAPMTYIGEDGKQYIVVVAGGATRTGTNDNRGDDVIAYALP